The following proteins are co-located in the Pirellulales bacterium genome:
- a CDS encoding NUDIX hydrolase: MHRRDLLELLDRYETRFPEERTVAQRIHALVTEHADCFERTCRPGHVTGSAWVTTPDGSQALLVHHRKLGKWLQPGGHADGECDVPQVALREAIEESGLAELKLFAEGEIVPLDLDVHEIPARRDAEGRLIEDAHEHHDVRFLIVSPTAAAPTLSDESHAVRWFTAAELVATTDEESVLRLARKATVLLAGR, from the coding sequence ATGCATCGCCGCGATCTCTTGGAGTTGCTCGATCGGTACGAGACTCGCTTTCCGGAGGAGCGCACCGTCGCTCAACGGATTCACGCCCTTGTCACGGAGCACGCCGATTGCTTTGAGCGGACCTGCCGGCCCGGGCATGTCACGGGGTCGGCGTGGGTGACGACCCCCGACGGATCCCAGGCCCTGTTGGTGCATCACCGGAAACTCGGCAAGTGGCTCCAACCCGGCGGACACGCCGACGGCGAGTGCGACGTCCCGCAGGTGGCCCTTCGCGAGGCGATCGAGGAATCGGGGCTCGCCGAGTTGAAGCTGTTCGCCGAGGGCGAAATCGTGCCTCTCGATCTCGACGTCCATGAGATCCCCGCGCGGCGCGACGCCGAAGGCCGGCTGATCGAGGACGCCCACGAGCACCACGACGTCCGATTCCTGATCGTCAGTCCGACAGCCGCGGCGCCGACCCTGAGCGACGAGTCGCACGCCGTGCGGTGGTTCACGGCCGCCGAGCTCGTCGCCACGACCGACGAAGAAAGCGTCCTGCGGCTGGCCCGCAAAGCGACCGTGCTGCTCGCCGGCCGCTGA
- a CDS encoding lipoate--protein ligase family protein encodes MRHLPLTLDSPAANLALDDALQDEVEAGLQGEGVLRVWESPRPVVVLGRSSRVDQEVRIDACRRDEIPVLRRTSGGAAIVAGPGCLMYAVVLEASAAPGLPAIDVAHKLVLERIAAALAPQVPAIRRSGTSDLAIAAGDATPVKVSGNSLRVRRQSVLYHGTLLYDFDVACMGRWLAEPPRQPEYRNRRSHDQFVTNLPLSRAELVETLATAWGAVEPLPDWPRERTAAIVAERYARPDWTIA; translated from the coding sequence ATGCGGCATTTGCCCCTCACGCTCGACTCGCCCGCGGCGAATCTCGCCCTGGACGACGCCCTGCAGGACGAGGTCGAGGCTGGCCTGCAGGGCGAGGGGGTGTTGCGAGTTTGGGAGTCGCCCCGCCCGGTCGTCGTCCTGGGACGCTCGTCGCGGGTCGACCAGGAGGTGCGGATCGACGCCTGCCGACGCGACGAAATTCCGGTGCTGCGACGCACGAGCGGCGGGGCCGCGATCGTCGCCGGCCCGGGGTGCCTCATGTACGCCGTCGTGCTCGAGGCGTCCGCCGCTCCCGGGCTGCCGGCGATCGACGTCGCCCACAAGCTCGTGCTGGAGCGGATCGCGGCGGCGCTCGCGCCCCAGGTCCCTGCGATTCGCCGCTCCGGGACCTCGGACCTGGCAATCGCCGCCGGCGACGCAACGCCGGTGAAGGTCTCCGGAAACAGTCTCCGCGTCAGGCGGCAATCCGTCCTCTACCACGGCACGCTGTTGTACGATTTCGACGTGGCCTGCATGGGGCGCTGGCTCGCCGAGCCGCCGCGTCAGCCGGAGTACCGCAATCGCCGCTCGCACGACCAATTCGTGACGAACCTGCCGCTGAGTCGCGCGGAACTGGTCGAAACGCTCGCCACGGCGTGGGGCGCCGTCGAACCCCTCCCCGACTGGCCCCGCGAGCGGACCGCCGCAATTGTCGCCGAGCGCTACGCCCGGCCCGACTGGACCATCGCCTGA